From the Desulfosarcina sp. BuS5 genome, one window contains:
- a CDS encoding DUF167 domain-containing protein, which translates to MPVFHENRLGFVLKVLIQPRSSKNIIIGLHGDALKIKLTAPPVGGAANKMCVQYLAKRLKIPRSSLEIISGQTSRKKSVLIKYKDGDDSQPERKRLAGLIESLLVTGKRK; encoded by the coding sequence ATGCCTGTTTTTCATGAAAACCGACTCGGATTTGTATTGAAGGTCTTGATCCAGCCGAGATCATCAAAAAATATAATCATAGGGCTGCATGGCGATGCTCTCAAAATCAAGCTGACAGCGCCTCCTGTGGGTGGTGCCGCAAACAAGATGTGTGTTCAGTATCTTGCAAAGCGCCTTAAGATACCCCGATCCTCTTTGGAGATTATATCCGGGCAGACGAGCCGCAAAAAATCAGTTTTAATCAAATATAAAGACGGCGATGATTCTCAACCCGAACGTAAGAGATTAGCGGGATTGATTGAATCGTTATTAGTAACAGGGAAGCGCAAATAG